In one Diabrotica virgifera virgifera chromosome 7, PGI_DIABVI_V3a genomic region, the following are encoded:
- the LOC114329536 gene encoding mediator of RNA polymerase II transcription subunit 10, with product MASSSSLENLETQLEMFIENVRQIHIIVSDFQPQSQNVLNQKLQALVHGLQEVDKLKAQVQDVHVPLEVFDYIDQGRNPQLYTKDCIEKALAKNEQVKGKIDAYRKFKANMLVELSRTFPNELSKYRALRGDE from the exons ATGGCCTCTTCATCGTCATTAGAAAATTTGGAAACACAGCTAGAGATGTTTATAGAAAATGTTCGTCAAATCCACATTATTGTAAGTGATTTCCAGCCTCAGAGTCAAAATGTATTAAATCAAAAact gcAAGCATTAGTCCATGGACTACAAGAAGTTGACAAGCTCAAAGCACAAGTACAGGATGTCCACGTCCCATTAGAAGTATTCGA CTACATAGACCAAGGGCGCAATCCTCAATTATACACGAAAGACTGCATTGAAAAAGCCCTTGCCAAAAACGAACAGGTCAAAGGAAAGATAGATGCCTATAGGAAATTCAAAGCTAACATGTTGGTAGAGCTCAGTAGAACGTTTCCTAATGAATTGAGCAAATATAGAGCTCTAAGGGGAGATGAATAA